The following are encoded together in the Pectinophora gossypiella chromosome 14, ilPecGoss1.1, whole genome shotgun sequence genome:
- the LOC126372731 gene encoding protein toll-like, which yields MMLINNLKFVFLLLLQIEALESMEFNDDPMFTFTCTNETPDQSVFATTTYYDFIYINMGCVTPKIVFAEMIQSLRLMIPKKLQIDFNKDSVLEPSQFENLNVESLYIQAYGDGKSVFNTAILTVMTKLRVLRLKFVQLPEMPKTLLREVQLTGGVSLGEFGDCSSLERLTLVWWDVSMIPEMWLERCKSLRSLTLKQMSKIEDSARVLDGAFSVTELTLYKCKLNQVLTSNLLKDQKALRKLTIHHNGIKYISFQETLPKLQDVDLSNNELVSCEDVASLMAWQSTTLVNLTVASNKLLDMCEQDDTHQYKIMDGSNIPTMKRLSFADTATSTLCFDEMLNVESLEYLDLGKNRITQLQFQRLPLSSAKHLKEINFIGTPIQEIDFDKTHYDLLSGREELKLTGVQLSLPCDCSYAWLARAIRDKRLSLKANCQLLPLEAVPVDSVECDKFKCQRCVCRKSWKDDTIAAECAGEQTEIVRIPGLKQFIAPGNRIENITASDITETLMELNLKDNHISKLDVSVVTALFNVSERRLHLAGNPFVCDCENLPLIQALQTHQHQVKDYENLTCVSDGTPINDVDLDLLCAEPINPLYWIITAFFLGVSAIVALGAAVFFRYERPIKVFLFARGCCPWWLHEEEIDADRPYDAFVSFAHEDDDFVCTELLPELEEYGYRLCIHYRDWVAGEWIPAQISRSVQQSRRTIIVISKSFLASTWGMLEFRMAHISTLKEGRPRIIALMLEDVTLDEVDDELKGYLSSNTYIKWGEKWFWDKLKYALPHIDGKVEPTDNLEMGSLNGDPDG from the exons ATGATGCTTATTAACAACctgaaatttgtttttttattgcttcTGCAAATCGAAGCTTTGGAATCTATGGAGTTCAATG acgATCCAATGTTTACCTTCACTTGCACAAACGAGACTCCTGACCAGTCTGTGTTCGCTACAACCACCTACTACGACTTTATATACATCAACATGGGATGTGTCACACCAAAAATCGTATTTGCTGAAATGATTCAATCATTAAGGCTGATGATTCCTAAGAAACTTCAGATTGATTTTAACAAAG ATTCAGTGCTAGAGCCTTCACAATTTGAAAACTTAAACGTGGAAAGCCTGTATATACAGGCCTACGGAGATGGAAAAAGTGTATTCAATACGGCTATACTGACTGTAATGACGAAATTGAGAGTTCTGCGTTTGAAATTTGTTCAGTTGCCGGAAATGCCTAAGACGTTATTGAGAGAG GTGCAGTTAACGGGAGGCGTATCTTTGGGTGAATTTGGTGATTGCTCGAGTTTGGAACGGCTTACGTTGGTGTGGTGGGATGTATCGATGATTCCAGAAATGTGGTTAGAGAGATGCAAATCACTTCGGTCGTTGACCTTGAAGCAGATGTCTAAAATAGAAGATTCAGCCCGAGTTTTAGATGGAGCCTTTTCAGTAACCGAACTTACCCTGTACAAGTGCAAACTCAACCAGGTGTTGACATCAAACCTACTGAAAGACCAGAAAGCGCTAAGGAAACTGACTATACACCATAATGGGATCAAATATATTTCATT CCAAGAAACCCTGCCGAAACTCCAAGACGTGGACCTATCCAACAACGAGTTAGTCAGCTGTGAAGACGTGGCGAGTCTCATGGCGTGGCAAAGCACAACCCTGGTGAACCTTACCGTAGCCAGCAATAAGCTTCTCGACATGTGCGAACAAGATGATACCCACCAGTATAAGATTATGgacggcagca ATATCCCAACAATGAAGCGTTTGTCATTCGCTGACACAGCCACTTCGACGCTCTGTTTTGATGAAATGCTTAACGTTGAGTCTTTAGAATACCTCGATCTTGGCAAAAACCGCATAACACAGCTACag TTCCAGAGACTGCCATTATCAAGTGCTAAACACTTAAAAGAAATTAATTTCATTGGCACTCCTATTCAAGAAATAGATTTTGACAAAACGCACTATGATCTGTTGAGCGGTCGCGAG gaatTAAAATTGACTGGAGTGCAGTTGTCGTTGCCTTGTGATTGCTCTTATGCGTGGTTAGCGCGCGCGATTCGAGACAAACGCCTATCTTTAAAGGCGAACTGCCAACTGTTACCTCTTGAAGCAGTCCCCGTTGACAGTGTAGAGTGTGATAAATTTAAATGCCAACGATGTGTGTGCCGCAAATCATGGAAAGATGACACAATTGCCGCGGAGTGTGCTGGTGAACAAACAGAAATAGTTCGGATACCAGGATTAAAACAATTCATCGCCCCTGGAAATCGTATTGAGAACATCACTGCTTCTGATATCACAGAAACCTTAATG GAATTGAATTTAAAGGATAACCACATATCAAAACTAGATGTTTCTGTTGTGACAGCCTTATTCAATGTGAGCGAGAGGCGCCTACACTTGGCCGGAAATCCTTTCGTTTGCGATTGTGAGAACTTACCATTGATTCAAGCTCTGCAGACGCATCAGCATCAA GTAAAAGATTATGAGAACTTAACGTGTGTCAGTGACGGGACTCCTATCAATGACGTAGACTTGGACCTACTCTGTGCAGAACCAATTAATCCGTTGTATTGGATCATCACAGCGTTTTTTCTAGGAGTGAGTGCTATAGTCGCCCTTGGTGCAGCAGTGTTCTTTCGGTACGAGCGACCAATTAAG GTATTCCTATTCGCCCGAGGATGCTGTCCCTGGTGGTTGCATGAAGAAGAAATTGACGCGGACCGTCCGTACGACGCCTTCGTATCCTTCGCTCACGAAGACGACGACTTCGTCTGCACAGAACTTCTTCCTGAGCTCGAAGAGTACGGATATCGCCTCTGCATCCACTATCGCGACTGGGTAGCCGGCGAGTGGATCCCAGCTCAGATCTCCCGATCCGTGCAACAGTCGCGACGAACCATCATAGTAATATCGAAGAGTTTCTTAGCCTCCACTTGGGGGATGCTCGAATTCCGAATGGCACACATCAGTACCCTGAAAGAAGGAAGACCACGGATCATTGCGCTGATGCTCGAAGATGTAACACTTGATGAAGTGGACGACGAGCTGAAGGGGTACTTGAGTAGCAACACCTATATCAAGTGGGGGGAAAAGTGGTTCTGGGATAAGTTGAAGTATGCTCTTCCGCATATTGATGGGAAAGTAGAGCCTACGGATAACTTGGAGATGGGAAGTCTAAATGGAGATCCAGACGGATGA
- the LOC126372739 gene encoding KRAB-A domain-containing protein 2-like yields MSDIQPVHQQSSEIPAIVNQDEFTIELQNYYSGHNENSKKLQWTNQRIQSVIKLLDEYNTIKSQGKRPTTKHYHHARKYDVMNIGNQKVLIMKRKDISDPVVQIIPTDEYYQKILDAHIATGHGRRDKIVHTLKDKYVVPIFAVSIFLNLCKTCLAKKSFPKKGIVVKPLISDDFNRRGQIDLVDFQTSPDQEYEWLLQYQDHLTKFCFLRPLKSKQAKEVAIEILKIFLEVGCPHILQSDNGREFTASVLKEIVSLWPACKIINGRPRYPQSQGSIERSNQDIKNMIRAWMTDNKSTNWSIGCYFVQFQKNSSYHSTIARSPYKALFGEDPKLGLSSTYLSKNIISKLENEEDLQKLFEEINNNKEQNSENDQEDNKEQNSEKHQEDNTEQNSEKDQEEEEQENVNTINISKIDTLNIKQEEITAASHEIIMLEQINTENNPKLHSALHENLPVVTEVIIHKPDNMQEKTSLKSTNSINSENQGKVDENIYKVSEAYTCTKCKKIVQAICGVVSEENEGYGSQLLCTLCVNERNIVQERTQSHKNLKRAADKMLSTSSKKFKDMSTGSTVLVEVPKVDIGPLDSKNLIGKVLMKKNELYQVGTASGIIKDWMSRNALLSCPNAELLIDIPEVTLPLRTVASMSSSFGGQGMKQCNCKKNKNGQCVSNKCNCKKANVLCNSRCHSSLTCNNK; encoded by the exons atgTCGGATATTCAGCCTGTCCATCAACAAAGCTCAGAAATACCAGCTATTGTTAATCAGGATGAATTTACCATAGAATTACAAAACTATTACAGTGggcataatgaaaatagtaaaaaattacaatgGACAAATCAAAGAATACAAAGTGTGATTAAATTGTTAGACGAGTACAACACAATAAAATCTCAAGGTAAGCGACCAACAACCAAGCATTACCATCATGCTAGAAAATACGATGTAATGAATATTGGTAACCAGAAAGTTTTAATAATGAAGAGAAAGGATATCTCTGATCCTGTAGTACAAATAATTCCAACGGATGAGTATTATCAAAAGATACTCGACGCACATATTGCCACTGGACATGGACGTCGAGACAAAATTGTTCACACCTTGAAAGATAAATATGTGGTGCCAATATTTGCAGTTTCAATATTCCTAAATTTGTGTAAAACATGTCTAGCAAAGAAAAGCTTTCCAAAAAAAGGAATAGTCGTAAAACCGTTGATTTCTGACGACTTCAATCGAAGGGGACAAATAGATCTTGTAGACTTCCAAACGTCTCCAGATCAAGAATATGAATGGTTGTTACAATATCAGGATCATTTAACAAAATTCTGTTTTTTGCGACCGTTAAAAAGCAAACAGGCTAAAGAAGTGGCAATCGAAATTCTTAAGATTTTTTTGGAAGTTGGCTGTCCACATATCCTCCAAAGTGATAATGGACGCGAGTTCACAGCATCTGTGCTTAAAGAAATAGTCAGTTTGTGGCCTGCTTGTAAAATAATTAATGGAAGACCCAGATATCCGCAAAGCCAAGGAAGTATAGAGCGTTCAAATCaggatataaaaaatatgattcgAGCCTGGATGACAGATAATAAATCTACTAATTGGTCCATTGGGTGCTATTTCGTTCAGTTCCAAAAAAATTCATCTTACCATTCAACAATAGCTCGATCTCCATATAAAGCCTTGTTTGGTGAGGATCCAAAACTTGGACTCTCATCCACCTActtatctaaaaatataatatccaaATTAGAAAATGAAGAAGATTTGCAAAAATTGTTTGAAGAGATTAATAACAACAAAGAACAAAATTCAGAAAACGATCAAGAAGACAACAAAGAACAAAATTCAGAAAAACATCAAGAAGACAACACAGAACAAAATTCAGAAAAAGATCAAGAAGAGGAAGAACAGGAAAacgtaaatacaataaatatttcaaaaattgaCACTCTGAACATTAAACAAGAAGAAATAACAGCAGCAAGTCATGAAATAATTATGTTGGAACAAATTAACACTGAAAACAATCCTAAACTACATTCTGCTTTACATGAGAATTTACCTGTAGTTACAGAGGTTATTATTCATAAACCAGATAATATGCAGGAAAAAACATCTTTAAAAAGTACGAATAGCATAAATTCAGAAAATCAAGGGAAAGTagatgaaaatatttacaaagtatCTGAAGCTTATACATGTACCAAATGCAAGAAAATAGTTCAGGCCATATGTGGAGTCGTATCTGAGGAAAATGAGGGCTATGGATCGCAATTGCTTTGCACTTTGTGTGTGAATGAACGTAACATCGTACAAGAAAGAACACAATCacacaaaaatttaaaaagagcGGCAGATAAAATGTTATCCACATCGTCTAAGAAATTTAAAGATATGAGTACTGGTTCAACTGTATTAGTTGAGGTTCCAAAAGTTGATATAGGACCTTTGGACAGTAAAAACTTGATTGGAAAAGTTTTAATGAAAAAGAACGAGTTATATCAAGTTGGTACTGCTTCTGGCATAATCAAAGATTGGATGTCTCGAAATGCTCTTCTTTCCTGTCCAAATGCAGAACTACTCATTGACATTCCAGAG gttACATTACCGTTGAGAACTGTTGCATCAATGTCTTCATCATTTGGCGGACAAGGGATGAAACAATGcaattgcaaaaaaaataaaaatggacaATGCGTTTCCAATAAGTGTAATTGCAAAAAAGCCAATGTTCTTTGTAACTCCAGGTGCCACAGTTCGTTGACATGCAACAATAAATGA